A DNA window from Bacteroides cellulosilyticus contains the following coding sequences:
- a CDS encoding non-canonical purine NTP diphosphatase, protein MKRKFVFATNNAHKLEEVTAILGNRIELLSLKDIHCHVDIPETADTLEGNALLKAQYIFENYQMDCFADDTGLEVEALNGEPGVYSARYAGDGHNAEANMLKLLHNMEGIENRKAQFRTVFALIIDGKEHLFEGFIKGEIIKTRRGNSGFGYDPIFVPEGYSQTFAEMGNELKNQISHRAIATNKLCKFLNSIQ, encoded by the coding sequence ATGAAAAGAAAATTTGTATTTGCCACAAACAATGCACACAAATTGGAGGAAGTTACTGCCATTTTAGGCAACAGGATAGAACTCCTTAGCCTGAAAGACATTCACTGCCACGTAGACATTCCCGAAACAGCAGATACCTTGGAAGGAAATGCCTTGCTGAAAGCTCAATACATTTTTGAAAACTACCAGATGGATTGCTTTGCCGATGACACCGGACTGGAAGTGGAAGCACTGAATGGAGAACCTGGAGTTTATTCTGCCCGCTATGCCGGAGACGGACACAATGCAGAAGCAAATATGCTGAAACTCCTGCACAACATGGAAGGAATAGAAAACCGGAAAGCACAATTCCGTACAGTATTTGCCCTGATTATTGACGGAAAAGAGCACTTGTTCGAGGGTTTTATAAAAGGAGAAATCATTAAAACCAGACGAGGTAATTCGGGTTTCGGATACGATCCGATATTTGTACCCGAAGGTTACTCGCAAACTTTTGCAGAGATGGGCAATGAATTGAAAAATCAAATAAGCCATCGCGCCATAGCCACAAACAAACTCTGCAAATTCCTCAATAGCATACAATAA
- a CDS encoding phosphoethanolamine transferase: MKGIFFNKDLKYALFILSLTIGYGLLFVIWEFLDIPCSGFTDCLILVLQWGIITLASFPLFLLLGVNRYVFCVSFPAIVLLSSIFAYFRYSLHITLTPMLIDLIVVNDAGFGIGFMTFKLFLFVLIALLYSLFAVYWRFSKIQVNKWELFIVSSLCLLFVFHGVGKLSGSVSRRMPASFFYVLKDYTLQRQTQGTRIDFKEDIRCDVDTLTAIVVLGESLRADHLQLNGYRRNTTPLLTSDVQICSFSNVYTKEVFTHTSLPVILTRADSIDDKRAQTERSFISLFKKAGFRTSWLASQEPVNTYSDFMYEADTLIYANEGKNVYMFDKWLDGALLPSYLKELEYSNPRKLVVLHTIGSHWWYNSHFEKEVFSPILRSKNISSSTREAIINSYDNTIIYTDWFLHQLIEELRDKTAILIYLSDHGESLGENEKYLHAEDNEPLHYPAAFVWYSVKYENLFPQKIEAMKRNAVKHVTTSFMFHSILDASSITSVYLDEEKSIFR, from the coding sequence ATGAAGGGAATATTTTTCAATAAGGACCTAAAATATGCTTTGTTCATATTGTCTTTAACTATAGGTTACGGACTTCTCTTTGTTATATGGGAATTTCTGGATATTCCTTGTTCCGGTTTTACTGATTGTCTGATACTTGTATTGCAATGGGGGATTATCACCTTAGCTTCATTTCCCTTATTTCTTTTGTTAGGAGTCAACAGATATGTTTTCTGTGTTTCTTTTCCTGCTATTGTGTTACTTAGTAGCATTTTTGCTTATTTTCGCTATTCGCTTCATATTACGCTAACTCCGATGCTGATTGATCTGATTGTAGTAAATGATGCAGGTTTCGGAATAGGCTTTATGACTTTTAAGTTGTTTCTGTTTGTTCTGATTGCCTTGCTGTATTCCTTGTTTGCTGTATATTGGCGTTTCAGCAAAATACAAGTAAATAAATGGGAACTTTTTATAGTATCTTCCTTATGTTTATTATTTGTGTTTCATGGTGTGGGAAAATTATCCGGTTCCGTATCACGGCGTATGCCGGCTTCTTTCTTTTATGTATTGAAAGATTATACGTTGCAACGCCAGACACAAGGTACACGAATTGACTTTAAGGAAGATATTCGTTGTGATGTGGATACTTTAACTGCAATTGTGGTATTGGGGGAATCATTACGTGCCGACCATTTGCAACTGAACGGATATAGAAGAAATACCACTCCTTTACTTACATCTGATGTGCAGATCTGTTCCTTCTCCAATGTTTATACTAAAGAGGTTTTTACGCACACCAGTCTGCCGGTTATCTTGACAAGAGCAGACAGTATTGATGATAAAAGAGCACAAACAGAACGATCTTTTATTTCTCTCTTCAAAAAGGCTGGTTTTCGCACATCCTGGCTTGCTAGTCAGGAACCTGTAAATACTTATTCGGATTTTATGTATGAAGCCGATACATTGATATATGCTAATGAGGGAAAGAATGTGTATATGTTTGATAAATGGCTGGATGGAGCTTTATTGCCTTCTTATTTGAAAGAATTAGAATATTCAAACCCACGGAAGTTGGTTGTTCTCCATACGATAGGTTCACATTGGTGGTATAATTCTCATTTTGAAAAAGAAGTTTTCTCTCCTATTCTCCGTTCAAAAAATATCTCTTCAAGTACTCGGGAGGCTATTATAAATTCTTATGATAATACTATCATATATACTGATTGGTTTTTGCATCAGCTGATTGAAGAACTGAGAGATAAAACAGCTATTCTTATTTATCTTTCCGATCATGGAGAATCTTTGGGAGAAAACGAAAAATATCTTCATGCGGAAGATAATGAACCGCTTCATTATCCGGCAGCTTTTGTATGGTATTCGGTTAAGTATGAAAATTTGTTTCCTCAGAAAATAGAAGCTATGAAAAGAAATGCTGTGAAACATGTCACTACGAGTTTCATGTTTCACAGCATTTTGGATGCTTCTTCCATTACATCTGTTTATCTGGATGAAGAAAAAAGCATATTCAGATAA
- a CDS encoding YitT family protein, translated as MQITKPTKAEMMRELRDYIFITVGLISYALGWALFLIPYQITTGGTTGIGAIIYYATGFPIQWSYFIINAVLMTFAIKILGPKFSIKTTFAIFGLTFFLWFFQMLVNGPDNTPPLILGPGQDFMACMIGAVMCGAGLGVVFNCNGSTGGTDIIAAIIHKYKDVTLGRMVMLCDVVIISSCYFVFHDWRRVIFGFVTLFVIGFVLDYIVNSARQSVQFFIFSKEYEKIADRITKETHRGVTVLDGIGWYSKHNVKVLVVLAYKRQSIDIFRLVKDIDPNAFISQSSVIGVYGEGFDRLKVK; from the coding sequence ATGCAAATTACAAAACCAACCAAAGCCGAAATGATGAGAGAGTTGCGGGACTATATCTTCATCACTGTCGGTCTTATCAGTTATGCCTTGGGATGGGCGTTGTTTCTGATTCCTTATCAGATAACGACGGGCGGTACTACAGGTATCGGTGCAATTATCTATTACGCCACGGGGTTTCCTATCCAATGGTCATACTTCATCATCAATGCTGTCTTAATGACATTTGCCATTAAAATACTGGGTCCTAAATTCAGTATTAAAACCACATTCGCCATCTTCGGGCTGACATTCTTTTTATGGTTTTTCCAAATGCTTGTAAACGGTCCAGACAATACACCACCACTTATACTGGGACCGGGACAGGACTTCATGGCTTGCATGATAGGTGCCGTGATGTGCGGTGCAGGCCTCGGAGTCGTATTCAATTGCAACGGAAGCACGGGAGGAACGGATATCATCGCCGCCATCATACATAAGTATAAAGACGTCACACTGGGACGTATGGTGATGCTTTGCGATGTGGTTATCATCAGTTCCTGTTACTTCGTATTCCATGACTGGAGACGCGTGATATTTGGTTTTGTAACTTTGTTTGTTATCGGTTTCGTATTAGACTATATTGTGAACAGTGCCCGCCAGTCCGTACAATTCTTTATCTTCTCCAAAGAGTATGAAAAGATTGCCGACCGTATTACGAAGGAGACACACCGCGGCGTAACCGTTCTGGACGGTATAGGATGGTACAGTAAACACAATGTAAAAGTACTCGTTGTATTAGCTTATAAGCGCCAGTCAATTGATATTTTCCGTTTGGTGAAAGACATTGACCCGAACGCATTTATCTCTCAAAGTTCCGTTATCGGAGTCTATGGAGAAGGTTTCGACCGGTTGAAAGTGAAATAA
- a CDS encoding RNA methyltransferase translates to MRKLKITELNRISIEEFKEAEKLPLVVVLDNIRSLHNIGSVFRTSDAFRVECIYLCGITATPPHPEMHKTALGAEFTVDWKYVDNCVEAVDNLKKEGYTVYSVEQAEGSIMLDELSLDRTKKYAVVMGNEVKGVQQEVIDHSDGCIEIPQYGTKHSLNVSVTAGIVIWDLFKKLK, encoded by the coding sequence ATGCGTAAACTGAAAATAACAGAACTGAATCGTATTAGTATAGAGGAGTTTAAGGAAGCTGAGAAGCTGCCCTTGGTGGTGGTATTGGATAATATCCGCAGTCTTCATAACATTGGTTCTGTATTTCGTACTTCGGATGCTTTCCGGGTGGAATGTATCTATCTGTGTGGCATTACAGCTACTCCGCCCCATCCTGAAATGCATAAAACAGCTTTAGGTGCTGAATTCACTGTCGACTGGAAGTATGTTGATAACTGTGTTGAAGCTGTTGATAACCTTAAAAAGGAAGGATATACTGTTTATTCCGTAGAGCAGGCGGAAGGTAGTATCATGCTGGATGAGCTGTCTTTAGACCGTACTAAGAAGTATGCGGTAGTTATGGGAAATGAGGTGAAAGGAGTTCAGCAGGAGGTTATTGACCATTCCGATGGATGTATTGAGATACCCCAATATGGTACGAAACACTCATTGAA
- the nadA gene encoding quinolinate synthase NadA: MGKKNRIYLSTLLTAYHHHQRIFKLEREIKNIIMNNLIEAIKQLKKEKNAIILGHYYQKGEIQDIADYVGDSLALAQWAAKTEADIIVMCGVHFMGETAKVLCPNKKVLVPDMAAGCSLADSCPADKFSQFVKEHPGYTVISYVNTTAAVKAVTDVVVTSTNAKQIVESFPKDEKIIFGPDRNLGNYINSITGRNMLLWDGACHVHEQFSVEKIVELKAQHPDAVVLAHPECKSVVLKLADVVGSTAALLKYAVNHPEKEYIVATESGILHEMQKKCPQTTFIPAPPNDSTCACNECSFMRLNTLEKLYNCLKDESPEITVDPEIAEKAVKPIKRMLEISAKLGL; the protein is encoded by the coding sequence ATAGGCAAGAAAAATCGTATTTACTTGTCGACACTATTAACAGCCTATCATCACCATCAAAGGATTTTTAAATTAGAAAGAGAAATAAAAAATATAATTATGAATAATCTCATAGAAGCTATCAAGCAACTTAAAAAGGAGAAGAACGCGATTATTCTGGGGCACTATTACCAGAAGGGGGAAATACAGGATATAGCCGATTACGTCGGCGATAGTCTGGCATTGGCTCAATGGGCAGCCAAAACGGAAGCGGATATCATTGTGATGTGCGGTGTTCACTTTATGGGTGAAACGGCCAAGGTGCTTTGTCCGAATAAGAAAGTGCTGGTTCCTGATATGGCAGCCGGTTGTTCGTTGGCAGACAGTTGTCCGGCGGACAAGTTCAGTCAGTTTGTCAAAGAGCATCCCGGATATACGGTGATATCTTACGTAAATACGACAGCTGCCGTGAAAGCAGTGACAGATGTTGTGGTAACTTCTACCAATGCGAAGCAGATCGTGGAAAGTTTCCCCAAAGATGAGAAAATAATCTTTGGTCCTGACAGAAACCTGGGGAATTATATTAACTCTATCACGGGGCGCAATATGTTATTATGGGACGGCGCATGCCATGTACACGAACAATTCTCGGTTGAAAAGATTGTTGAATTAAAGGCGCAGCATCCCGATGCAGTGGTTTTGGCACATCCCGAATGTAAGAGTGTAGTTCTGAAGTTGGCTGATGTGGTAGGTTCAACGGCAGCATTGTTGAAGTATGCAGTGAATCATCCCGAGAAAGAGTATATTGTTGCTACCGAATCGGGCATCCTTCATGAGATGCAGAAGAAATGTCCGCAAACAACGTTTATTCCGGCCCCTCCTAACGATAGCACCTGTGCCTGTAATGAATGTAGCTTCATGAGATTAAATACGCTGGAAAAGCTTTATAATTGCTTGAAAGACGAATCTCCGGAAATAACAGTAGATCCTGAAATAGCTGAGAAAGCAGTGAAGCCTATCAAGAGGATGCTGGAGATTTCGGCAAAGTTGGGATTATAA
- a CDS encoding two-component regulator propeller domain-containing protein, whose translation MRFLYILLFSLCILLPVNAQNAIGEWQTYLSYHTPTRSEVIGSKLFILANGDLYAYDKEDTSIRTYSKSFSLSDTEISYIAYQSAYKLLVIIYSNANIDLLVNEEDIYNLPDYKNKNMTQDKTVNHACFYKEYTYLSTASGILCINLKKREISNYYPLNKNVLACNVSENYLYAATSEGLFAGLLTENLLDINNWKKVSDDTSEFLSKYKDIPFKEEIPENITPNSPIRNYPYYMNFTGERLLITGGGHIANRLDRPGTIMTFENNTWNSFQEEGISEQTKQRYDDINCIVQDPQDNTHHFAASAGEGIYEFKDGKFINWYSMHNSPLESALPNSDSKHNYVRVNGLIYDKDNNLWMVSCGVAKNPVQVLRKDGSWVSLHYPEAMERSNFGRTIFDKRGWLWATSSRIESGGLFCLNYNGTIADTSDDQHRFITRFTNQDGTLLEQLAVYCIAEDKEGAIWIGTNKGPLILNNPSRYFNDNFYCTQIKVPRNDDSGLADFLLVNEAINAIAIDGANRKWIGTASNGIYLISADGMETIHHFTEENSPLLSNSIVSIAIHPRTGEVFIGTSKGLVSYQSDATEAENSFKESNVRAYPNPVRPDYSGVITITGMVYDSDVKIVDTAGYLIYQGTSLGGQFTWDGRNKQGRRVATGIYMVLAADSEGKEGIVTKIAFIR comes from the coding sequence ATGAGATTTTTATATATACTTTTATTCAGCTTATGCATTCTATTGCCCGTTAATGCACAAAACGCAATAGGAGAGTGGCAAACTTACCTTTCTTATCACACCCCCACCCGCAGTGAAGTCATAGGAAGCAAACTCTTCATACTTGCAAACGGAGATTTGTATGCTTATGATAAAGAAGATACCAGTATACGAACTTATTCAAAATCTTTTTCGCTAAGCGATACGGAAATATCCTATATTGCTTACCAATCAGCCTATAAGTTATTAGTCATTATTTATTCCAATGCGAATATAGATTTATTAGTGAATGAGGAAGATATTTATAATCTTCCCGATTATAAAAACAAGAATATGACACAGGACAAGACAGTCAACCATGCTTGTTTTTATAAAGAATACACGTATTTATCCACTGCCTCGGGTATTCTTTGTATTAATCTGAAAAAGCGGGAAATCAGCAATTATTATCCCTTGAATAAAAACGTTCTGGCATGCAACGTATCGGAGAATTATCTTTATGCAGCTACTTCCGAAGGATTGTTCGCAGGACTATTAACTGAAAATCTATTAGATATTAACAACTGGAAAAAGGTTTCGGACGATACCTCTGAATTCCTTTCTAAATACAAGGACATTCCCTTTAAAGAAGAAATACCGGAAAATATAACGCCAAACAGTCCTATACGTAACTATCCATATTATATGAATTTTACCGGAGAACGATTATTAATAACCGGGGGCGGACATATAGCAAACAGACTGGATCGTCCAGGTACTATCATGACATTTGAAAATAATACCTGGAACAGTTTTCAGGAAGAGGGTATCAGTGAACAAACCAAACAACGGTATGATGATATCAATTGTATCGTTCAAGATCCTCAGGACAATACTCATCATTTTGCGGCATCAGCAGGAGAGGGGATTTATGAATTTAAAGATGGGAAGTTTATTAATTGGTACAGTATGCATAATAGTCCGTTGGAAAGTGCACTGCCAAACAGTGATTCAAAACATAATTATGTACGCGTAAATGGACTTATCTATGATAAAGATAATAATCTCTGGATGGTAAGTTGCGGTGTTGCTAAAAATCCGGTACAGGTATTAAGAAAAGATGGAAGCTGGGTAAGTCTTCATTATCCGGAAGCCATGGAAAGAAGTAATTTCGGACGGACTATCTTTGATAAAAGAGGTTGGCTGTGGGCTACTTCTTCACGTATAGAATCAGGAGGATTATTCTGCTTGAATTATAACGGCACTATTGCAGATACTTCGGACGACCAACACAGGTTCATTACCCGGTTCACTAACCAAGATGGAACCCTTTTAGAACAACTGGCGGTTTATTGCATTGCCGAAGATAAAGAGGGAGCTATCTGGATAGGTACTAACAAAGGTCCTTTGATACTGAATAACCCTTCTCGTTACTTTAATGATAACTTCTATTGTACACAAATTAAAGTTCCGCGCAATGATGACAGCGGCTTGGCTGATTTCTTATTGGTGAACGAAGCGATTAATGCCATTGCAATAGATGGTGCCAACAGAAAGTGGATAGGTACGGCGTCCAATGGAATTTACCTGATAAGTGCGGATGGAATGGAAACGATTCATCACTTTACGGAAGAAAACAGTCCGCTGCTTTCCAATAGCATCGTATCTATTGCCATACATCCCCGTACCGGTGAAGTCTTCATCGGAACAAGCAAGGGACTCGTTTCTTATCAAAGTGACGCTACAGAGGCTGAAAACAGCTTTAAAGAGAGTAATGTACGTGCTTATCCTAATCCGGTACGTCCGGACTACAGCGGAGTGATTACTATTACGGGAATGGTTTACGACAGTGATGTGAAGATTGTAGATACTGCCGGATATCTTATTTACCAAGGTACTTCCCTGGGAGGGCAATTCACCTGGGACGGAAGAAACAAACAAGGTAGGAGAGTGGCCACAGGAATATATATGGTGCTTGCCGCAGACAGTGAAGGAAAAGAGGGGATTGTTACGAAAATTGCATTTATAAGATGA